From the genome of Vicia villosa cultivar HV-30 ecotype Madison, WI linkage group LG2, Vvil1.0, whole genome shotgun sequence, one region includes:
- the LOC131650183 gene encoding uncharacterized mitochondrial protein AtMg00810-like has product MESINVFTNDNPEEYDVVEDEDGIEPKNVKEVMADEFWINAMQEGFGQFIRNNVLELVPRPEYVNVNGSKLIFKNKSDECGNITRNKDKLVSQGMSDQMVEHFVQQMKSKFEMGLVGELNYFIELQVKQMEDNIFVSQSMYSKSIVKKFPLDNAIHKRTPPTTHVEVTKDKNSVDIDQSLYKSMIGILLYLTTSRPGITFYVGVCAIYQAKPKTSHLTQVKRILSYINKTCDYGIL; this is encoded by the exons atggaatccataaatgtttTCACTAATGATAATCCTGAAGAATATGAtgttgttgaagatgaagatggt ATTGAACCTAAGAATGTAAAAGAAGTTATGGCTGACGAGTTTTGGATAAATGCTATGCAAGAGGGATTCGGTCAATTCATAAGGAATAATGTATTGGAGTTAGTTCCAAGACCTGAATATGTAAATGTCAATGGTAGTAAGTTAATATTCAAGAATAAGTCTGATGAATGTGGGAATATAACAAGGAACAAGGATAAGCTAGTTTCTCAAGG AATGTCAGACCAGATGGTGGAGCATTTTGTCCAACAAATGAAGTCTAAATTTGAGATGGGTCTTGTAGGAGAACTCAATTATTTTATTGAACTTCAAGTTAAACAGATGGAAGATAATATTTTTGTATCTCAAAGCATGTATTCTAAGAGTATAGTGAAGAAGTTTCCTCTTGACAATGCAATCCACAAAAGAACTCCTCCTACTACTCATGTGGAAGTAACCAAAGATAAAAATTCAGTTGATATAGATCAAAGTTTATACAAAAGCATGATTGGGATTCTACTCTACCTCACAACAAGTAGACCTGGTATCACATTCTATGTAGGTGTTTGTGCCATATATCAAGCTAAGCCCAAGACTAGTCATCTTACTCAAGTGAAGAGAATTTTGAGCTATATCAATAAGACATGTGACTATGGTATTCTCTAA